From Mus pahari chromosome 20, PAHARI_EIJ_v1.1, whole genome shotgun sequence, the proteins below share one genomic window:
- the LOC110337622 gene encoding dipeptidase 3 — protein sequence MQPAGLEGPRALGLRPLGHRLSLLGVLLLVPSLWVTCTQTTPSPSSAPTTPGASNATTAPGTPKDTATSGVTSDPRLREQALALMRDFPLVDGHNDLPLLLRELFQNKLQDVNLHNFTRGQTNLDRLRDGLVGAQFWSAYIPCQTQDRDAVRLALEQIDLIRRMCSAYPELELVTSADGLNNTRKLACLIGVEGGHSLDASLAVLRSFYELGVRYLTLTFTCSTPWAESSTKFRHHFYTNISGLTSFGEKVVEEMNRLGMMIDLSHASDTLVKQTLNVSRAPVIFSHSAARSVCDDLLNVPDDILQLLKKNGGIVMVTLSMGVLQCSLFANVSTVADHFDHIRTVIGSEFIGIGGSYDGSGRFPQGLEDVSTYPVLIEELLSRGWDEQELQGVLRGNLLRVFRQVEQVREKSLGQSPVEVRFPERQQSNICHSHLLPQPQEDKHQDTHLKVTKLPNSQVLQRASKAPPRPLPGLMAALSSLALILWLCCSGHWAV from the exons ATGCAGCCCGCGGGTCTTGAGGGTCCACGCGCACTCGGCCTGCGGCCTCTGGGGCACCGGCTGTCCCTGCTGGGGGTGTTACTTCTAGTTCCGTCTCTGTGGGTAACCTGCACCCAGACGACTCCGAGCCCCTCCAGTGCTCCGACCACACCCGGAGCCTCCAATGCCACGACCGCTCCGGGCACTCCTAAGGACACGGCCACGTCAGGCGTGACCAGTGACCCTCGCCTTCGAGAGCAAGCACTGGCCCTGATGCGAGACTTCCCACTTGTGGATGG CCACAAcgacctgcctctgctcctgagagaACTTTTCCAGAACAAGCTGCAGGATGTGAATCTGCACAATTTCACCCGTGGCCAGACCAACCTGGATAGGCTCAGGGACGGCCTTGTGGGTGCCCAG TTCTGGTCAGCCTACATCCCATGCCAAACCCAGGACCGGGATGCCGTACGCCTAGCCCTGGAGCAGATCGATCTCATTCGTCGCATGTGCTCTGCTTACCCTGAGCTGGAGCTGGTGACCTCGGCGGATG GTCTGAATAACACTCGGAAGCTGGCCTGCCTCATTGGCGTAGAGGGTGGTCACTCACTGGACGCCAGCCTCGCTGTGTTGCGCAGTTTCTACGAGCTAGGGGTGCGCTATCTGACTCTTACCTTCACCTGCAGCACACCGTG GGCAGAAAGCTCCACGAAATTCAGACACCATTTCTACACCAACATCAGTGGGTTAACAAGCTTTGGTGAG aaagtAGTGGAAGAAATGAACCGTCTGGGTATGATGATAGACTTGTCCCACGCCTCGGACACCTTAGTGAAGCAGACCCTGAATGTGTCTCGGGCTCCTGTGATCTTCTCACACTCGGCGGCTAGATCGGTGTGTGACGATTTGCTGAATGTTCCTGATGACATACTGCAACTTCTG AAGAAGAACGGTGGCATCGTGATGGTGACACTATCCATGGGGGTGCTACAGTGCAGTCTGTTTGCTAACGTGTCCACTGTAGCAG ATCATTTTGACCACATCAGGACAGTcattggctctgagttcattggGATCGGTGGAAGCTATGATGGGTCTGGAAG ATTCCCTCAGGGGCTGGAAGATGTGTCTACATACCCAGTGCTGATTGAGGAGTTGCTGAGTCGAGGCTGGGATGAACAAGAGCTTCAAGGTGTCCTTCGAGGGAACCTGCTTCGGGTCTTCAGACAAGTGGAGCAG GTGAGAGAGAAAAGCCTTGGGCAGAGCCCTGTGGAGGTCAGGTTTCCAGAGAGGCAGCAGAGCAACATCTGCCACTCCcacctgctgcctcagcctcaggaggaCAAACACCAGGACACACACCTGAAGGTGACAAAGCTGCCAAACAGCCAGGTCCTCCAGAGGGCCTCAAAAGCCCCTCCCCGCCCCTTGCCAGGCCTCATGGCTGCTCTTAGCTCCCTAGCCCTCATCCTTTGGCTATGTTGCTCTGGCCACTGGGCAGTTTAG